The Bacillus sp. B-jedd sequence CGATGTAAAGAACTAAAGCGACGATAGAAAGGATGGCACCGCTTATATATGGAAGTCCCGCTGCGATTGAGAACAGGAATCCACCGAGCGGAGGGCCGATGATCCTTCCTAGTGAATCGAAAGAGGATAGAAGACCGGTCACACTTCCGTGTCCCGAAGTGACTGTTTTCGTCAGGATCGATGAGATACTTGGCCGGATGACTCCGTTCCCGAGCCCGAATACTGTCAAGAAAAGGGCCGCTGTTGCGAAGTTATTCACCAACAGAATCAGGATAAAACCTATCGCCGAAACAACAATTCCACCCTGGATGACTTTTCCTTCCCCAAACTTCTTTGTTAATCTCCCAATCAAGCCGCCCTGGACGAATGCTCCAGCCAGGCCCATGATCATAAAAATATAGCCCAGGCTGGCCGTATTCAGGCCGGCTTTTTCAGCTGCAAAATATGCAAAGGTAGATTCCAGTCCCGCCAAGGAAACGGAGATGAAAAATTGGAGGAAAAATAGCAATCCGGACGTTCCTTTGATAGCTTCGAAAAATGAAGCTTTCTTTTGCACCGCGGAAGCACGGCTTTCTTTAGTAGATGATTCCTTCAAAAACAGGGCGACAAGGACAATCGTAATCAGTGAAGAAATGCCGGCTAGGATAAACGGGAGGCTTAAACTGTTCTTCGAAAAAACACCGCCGATCGCAGGCCCAAAGACAAATCCAAGGCCTACAGCCGCACCGATCATCCCCATGCCTTTGCTGCGATTTTCCGGAGTGGTAATATCAGCCGCGTAAGCCATTGTCGTCGGCATATTCGCCGCCGATAGGAACCCGCCGATAATTCTGGCAGCGAAAAGCATCCACAAGGAATTAGCAAAGGCCATCATAAAAAAGGAAATGGCCAAGCCTGTGATGCCCGCCAGCATGACAGGCTTTCTGCCAATCTTGTCGGAAATCCGACCCCACATCGGGGCAAAAAGAAGCTGCATGAGGGAATAGACAGCCATCAAATAACCGAGCTGGGTAGGACTTGCCCCCAGTTTCTCCGCATAGAAGGGGAGAACCGGAATAATAATCCCGAATCCTACCATGACAAGAAACATAACTAAAAATAATATTGATAATGCTTTTTTTGTATCAGCCATTACAAGTGTTCACTCCCAGACCCAAATACCATTCCCCAGCCGATTAAGCAGCTGGCGAATCTTAACAGATAAGATAATCTTATATTTTATGAAAGAAAAGTCAACTTAAACGGTCTAAATAGACATACGGGTTTTTCGACCCATTATATCAAAAACATCAGGCGAAAATTTTAAGTCCATAACAGTCTGCTATCGTTTACTATTAAAGAGATAGTGGTTGATAGCAGCAAAAAAGGCTTGGCGGGAAGATGTTTTCCCACAAGCCTTCATGAATAGAAATTATTGCTTGGCAAATTTCAGTTTAACTTTAGGATCCCCAAGCGCGACAATTTGCTGTTCGGCAAGCTTTGCCAATGCATATTGGCCATCGACTGTCGGGTGGATATCACCTGGCAGTATGTACTGGGCCTGCTTTCCATTATATGCCGAATAGGCATCGGCAATTAAGATGGAGCCCAGCTTACCACTTGGGTTGATTACCTGTCCATTCACTTGTCCAATGAAGCTCTCACCCATAAAGTGAAATGAATTAAGGACTGGGTTGCTAGTGAGACCGAAAGGATTATAAAGGGTATACAAAATAACTGGCGCGTCAGTTTTAGCCCGGATATTTGCGAGTATGCTATTCAAATTAATCTTCAGCTGATAAACCGCAGCCTGTACCTTCTGTAACATCTCAGGAGTTACCTCCACAGGTTTGCCGCTTTTGATGAGTTCAGAAAGACCGGCAGCCTGCATTAAATCATTGCTGCCGATATTCAAAGTGACCACATCTGCTTTTTTAATTGCATCTGCGAAAGCAGGTTCATGTTCCATAGCCGTTAAGAGCTGGGTGGAAGTCCAGCCGGTCTTGCTGAGATTTGTCACTTTATGGTCGCGTTCACCAATCAAACCCGGGAATGCATAATCTGAGGGCTTTGTTTTGTCAGTGCCAAGATTCCAGCCAAACGTAATGGAGTCGCCTAGTGCCACAATTTTCAGCTTCTTTCCGCCTACATTTTCAGCTGAAACCGCTGGGGCAAAAATAGTTCCGAATAACAAAATGAATACAAGTACACTTCTCAATTTTGAATAATTCATGCTTAACCTCCTTTTTTATTCAACCCCAATTATATTCTAAATATTCAGATAACAGAACATCAATCAGTCTACAAAATCCGCACTCCTTTACTTGGTAATTTGGCAAAGATTTAATAAGATAGAAAAAGGGGTGAACGCAGCATGGCAGTTATTTTTGCAAAAAAAGAAAGAGCCGTGGCAGCGAGCCGTACTGTTGGCCATTCCGTTTGAAAAGTAGGTGGAAGCAAATGATAACAGGAGAGATAATTACGATAAAACCGTTTGAAAATGAAGATTTGCCGGTTCTTTGGGAACTTGCGTACGGAGAAGAAAATCCTGAATGGAAGAAGTGGGATGCACCTTATTTTCCTTTAAAGAAAAGAGAAAAGGAAGAATATATTATCAGCATGCAAATTCTTATAGAAGAAGGGCTCGAAACGAGGTGGGGGATCTGGGCGGAAGGACAGTTAATTGGCAGTGTATCGTATTACTGGGAACATAAGCCGTCCCTCTGGCTTGAGGTCGGCATAGTTATTTATACTCCATCCTTTTGGAATGGCGGATATGGAACCGAGGCATTGAAGTTATGGATCGGCCACTTATTTAACACCCTCCCGATTCATAGGATTGGTTATACAACATGGTCAGGGAATAAAAGAATGATCAGGCTGGGAGAAAAACTCGGCATGATGATGGAAGGGCGGATTAGAAAAGCAAGGCTCTACAATGGAAACCTATATGATTCCATTAAAATGGGTATACTGAAGGAAGAATGGGAAGCCTTTAATCAAAACAAAGCCGCCATGGAATCATAATCCCGGCGGCTTTTTGCTGTCTTGACTTTCACTTTACTGATTTCCTGGCAGATTCTGATATGAGATCAGCCAAAAATACAAGCATCATATAACATAACAGAAGTAGGGTGAGTTCCGAGTAATGGAAGAAACTCATGCTCAATTTAAACTGTTGTCCGAGCCCACCAGCACCTACGAAGCCGACGACGATGGTTGTCCTCATAATGACTTCCCATCGATAGAGGATGTAGGTAAGGAACTTAGGCATGACAGCGGGAATAACCCCGTAAAAAAGGCTTTGCCACTTTGAAGCGCCTGCGCTTGCCAGGTTTCTGACTGGCCTTGCATCCATATCTTCAATGACTTCGGCCCACAGCTTTCCCAATATCCCAAAGTTGTGGAGTGCAAGGGCAATCGCCCCAGGCAATAGACCAGGCTTCAAAATAAACACAATCAACATCGCCCAGACAAGTTCAGGCACCGCACGTGAAAAAATATAAGAAATTCGCACGATGGCAAATACAATCCAATTATACCAATGCTTTGTTGCCGTCAAACTCCCGTCAGCGATATTCCTGGCTGCTGGAATAACGGTAAAAAAAGCTGCCACCGTGGCAAAACCGATAGCCATAATGCTCATGACGAGCGTATCAAACGTCATGCTAAGTGCATTTCTCCAGCTTTCAGCCTGGAAGAACGCAGGAGAGTCTTCGCCAATCCCTGCCATCCCACCGAAAAAACTGGCGGCATGTGATGCGTTTTCGTGTGTAAGAAGAGACGATAAACCAGCTCCCTCGGCCACATAAATATAAAGCCACGAAACAACGATCAGAATCCCTGCGAGAAAAAAAGAAATCTTTCCGCTCATAAAAAACTTATTCTTTCCTTTATTGAGCAAGGCGCCGCGCACAAGGCTGCTCCAGCCATCAATCAAAATCACTAAAAGAATCAAGAAATAAACATACGTCCACACTTCATCATATTTCAAGTCCGCCAATGCTAATTGAATCTGATAACCTAGACCGCCAAGACCGACAAAGCTCATGATCGCAGACGAGCGGATCGCGCATTCGTACCTGTACATCAAATAGCTGATAAAGTCTGCTCTTACAAGGGGCAGGTACCCATAAAACAAT is a genomic window containing:
- a CDS encoding SGNH/GDSL hydrolase family protein translates to MNYSKLRSVLVFILLFGTIFAPAVSAENVGGKKLKIVALGDSITFGWNLGTDKTKPSDYAFPGLIGERDHKVTNLSKTGWTSTQLLTAMEHEPAFADAIKKADVVTLNIGSNDLMQAAGLSELIKSGKPVEVTPEMLQKVQAAVYQLKINLNSILANIRAKTDAPVILYTLYNPFGLTSNPVLNSFHFMGESFIGQVNGQVINPSGKLGSILIADAYSAYNGKQAQYILPGDIHPTVDGQYALAKLAEQQIVALGDPKVKLKFAKQ
- a CDS encoding GNAT family N-acetyltransferase; translated protein: MITGEIITIKPFENEDLPVLWELAYGEENPEWKKWDAPYFPLKKREKEEYIISMQILIEEGLETRWGIWAEGQLIGSVSYYWEHKPSLWLEVGIVIYTPSFWNGGYGTEALKLWIGHLFNTLPIHRIGYTTWSGNKRMIRLGEKLGMMMEGRIRKARLYNGNLYDSIKMGILKEEWEAFNQNKAAMES
- a CDS encoding MFS transporter, whose protein sequence is MADTKKALSILFLVMFLVMVGFGIIIPVLPFYAEKLGASPTQLGYLMAVYSLMQLLFAPMWGRISDKIGRKPVMLAGITGLAISFFMMAFANSLWMLFAARIIGGFLSAANMPTTMAYAADITTPENRSKGMGMIGAAVGLGFVFGPAIGGVFSKNSLSLPFILAGISSLITIVLVALFLKESSTKESRASAVQKKASFFEAIKGTSGLLFFLQFFISVSLAGLESTFAYFAAEKAGLNTASLGYIFMIMGLAGAFVQGGLIGRLTKKFGEGKVIQGGIVVSAIGFILILLVNNFATAALFLTVFGLGNGVIRPSISSILTKTVTSGHGSVTGLLSSFDSLGRIIGPPLGGFLFSIAAGLPYISGAILSIVALVLYIAYNGRLRDRVLS
- a CDS encoding PhnE/PtxC family ABC transporter permease, whose product is MNNTLASRFRSHKRLTLTAILLFVFIWSLSFVEWGSGLAHSGGSTMIIEIFKGLVFPSLSSDVLLLGLKASWLTLAYATAGMAIAFVYAFIAGVLASGVLFNAKASRFFSKLFFRGILGFTRSIHELVWAWLFVAAIGLSPFAAIFALAIPYGGILGRIFADMLTDVPGQPIEALRTAGASRLQLLFYGYLPLVRADFISYLMYRYECAIRSSAIMSFVGLGGLGYQIQLALADLKYDEVWTYVYFLILLVILIDGWSSLVRGALLNKGKNKFFMSGKISFFLAGILIVVSWLYIYVAEGAGLSSLLTHENASHAASFFGGMAGIGEDSPAFFQAESWRNALSMTFDTLVMSIMAIGFATVAAFFTVIPAARNIADGSLTATKHWYNWIVFAIVRISYIFSRAVPELVWAMLIVFILKPGLLPGAIALALHNFGILGKLWAEVIEDMDARPVRNLASAGASKWQSLFYGVIPAVMPKFLTYILYRWEVIMRTTIVVGFVGAGGLGQQFKLSMSFFHYSELTLLLLCYMMLVFLADLISESARKSVK